In Lolium rigidum isolate FL_2022 chromosome 3, APGP_CSIRO_Lrig_0.1, whole genome shotgun sequence, the genomic window TGCCCTCCAGTTGTTCTTAGTTATCCATTTATGACTTCCTATGTGGTTGTTACTTCTTAGTTCTTGCACTTAGAAGCCACTTAATTATCTGTTTGGACAGCCGCGGACACATTCCATTCAATCTTATTTTACTCTTGTGTAGAAATCAGCATGTTGATGAATGGTGGGTTTTGTTTATGTTGACATTTTGTGGCTTACTAGCTTGCTATTTGTGCGGAATTCGGATCTGAAGGGTCCTACTCAAAAATATGTTCAGTTAGATTTATATCTCGTATAGTCATATGTACTAGTATATTCAGAGCCACACTCTTGTATTGAACCTATTTGTCATTTAGATTTGTATCTTCTGTATTTGTGGCTGCTCTTTTATATTTAACCATGTCAATCTTACTCTGCAGGTCATATCCTTTGATTTGGCAAAGGCATTTCTGAGATTTTAAGTCAATGAGAATGCTAATGATATGCCTGTACCGGGTCTCCTGGTGTTGTCGTACACTCATGCTATGGATAACTTTGTTTCATTTGCTTGTTTATAGTTTGCTAAAACTTAAGATGACAGTCCAAACACTTCTAGCAGAAGATGAAAActgacaatttcaaacaaatggaTTGCACATTGTTTTCCCAGCCTTTTGCTATTATGCAAATCAAATCCATATATCAAGGATGTCATGATATAGTGCCACAATTTAGTATTCATATATATGAATGACATAGAAAATAGTTGAAACATCCTTCATTATATATTTTTAAATATTATCTAATGACATGTCATCACAATCAGTTAATCTTCATCTTTTTATGAAGATAGCGTCGAGCTGTATGCACCATCTAGTTAGGGGTGGGCGTTTGGTTCCCCCGAACCGTTCGGTTCGGTGCATCGGTCTCTAGGAATTTTTGGTTCTGGTAAATCATACATTGATCGGTTAGAAGAAATTAGCGTTCGGTCGTCGGTTTGGACCGAACAGACCAAAAGCCCATGGGCTGGCCTGGCTGGCTGGGAAAGCGAGCTGCTCGTTttcgtttatttatttattggagCGATGGAATCAGCTCGTTTTCATTTGCCTGTGTTGGGCTGGGAGCTACATCTACTGTACTTCGTTGCTGGGTAATCTCAAAATAAAAAACTTCGTTTGCTGGGCTCTGCAGGGAGTCATTCGTTTTGCTAGGCTGGCATATTGGGATATAGACTGTATGTTCGCGGTTGGTTCTTGCTGGGATGGAAATAGTGGTGTGCTTGTGCGATCGGTCACCGAACTTAATTCGGTTTTTCAGAAACGCTGACCGAGATTAGTATCAATGATTTCAGCGTCGGTTAGTTCGGCTTAGGTCCAGATTAAACCTCTTCTGTAGATTGGTTTTCGGTTTATATGCCCACCCCTACAGCTAGTTTTAGTGGGCAGCCTATTCATACTTATGGCATATAACTATTACTTGAGGTTGTGATCCGTTGTCTTTTTTCCCTGCCATTCAGATGTCTTTTTTTCCATTGTTTGGAGTTTGCATCTATTACGGTTTAAAATTTCCTATGTTTGGGAACACATGTTTTATCATACATACCATTTTCCTTGACAATACACACATGTCCTTGTGTGCCCCAAACGTGAAGTGAAGCGATTTGCTGATCTAAGTTCTGATGAGACCAGTGATCTGTGGGTAACTGCAAAGGAAGTTGGTGCAAAGCTTGAGCAGTACCACAAAGCTTCTTCCCTCACATTCGCGATTCAGGTAAAGTCTGTATATCTACCTAGTGAATAGCTCAGCATCCAAATTGTATATAATTGATTCATACAATTTAAATGGGTATATATTGTGGATTTacctattgtgatacaaaacaaaaTAGAATGGGTTCACTGCTGCAGTGACACCCTATACAGCCATATGATGAGACGTGAAGTTTTCTAGCTGTTCTTGGATCATTTactctgtttttttttccttcggTTGCCACAGTCTTACCTTACGAAAAACTATGGAGGAAGAATGATCAGCTCCTAACTATTTGTACTTATCAGGATGGTCCTCAAGCTGGCCAAACAGTTGCCCATGTCCACATCCACGTCATCCCTAGGAAGAAAGGAGATTTTGAGAACAACGATGAAATATACGATGCGGTACATGACCCTGCTTTTCATCCATATTATATCACCTAACTTTTTTGTTCTTGCTGCTCACATAAAGTTTATCATTTTGCTGTGTAACAGATCGACGTGAAAGAGAAGGAAATGAAGGAGAAGCTTGACCTAGACGTCGAAAGAAAAGATAGAACCATGGAAGAAATGGCTCATGAGGCTACCGAGTACCGTGCTCTTTTCTCCTAGACAGATCATAGGTGTATTTCTGATGAATGCTCTAATCATCTGCTGCTTTCTCTAAAATAAGCCTCGTGACTGATTGTCATTCACTGCACAACGGAATTCTTATTGTCAACTTGACGTGGGTGGTGTCCAGCCAAACTGATGTAATGGTAGTGGGAGAGCAATGGCTTATTGTAAGAATATATATTGCAGTGATTATTCGTCGTTCCATGTTGATCGAATTTATTTTCCTGTTCTGCAATGATCATCGCCTGAAAAAGGAAAGATTGGATACATGGAACCTAATCACAAAGAGGCTTGATGGCCAAGCTTATTTGAATTTGAATGATGGAGACATCAGCATGTCCTGCCTCTTGGCATCGAATGGCCATGTATGCACAATTATTGATGGATGGTTCATTCATGCATCTCTTGCCACCTAAGTGCagtgagagtcagagctttgagaAGTGAGCACTCAATACAACATCAATGTTGGGTGCAGGTTTCTATCTTGTGATGTTTTTTCTTTacttcaacaaaaagaaaaattgggTCAAACACAATCTCTGCCAAATATTTCCCAAGAGTACGTCAAATAATTGCACATCTTTTATCAACAAGAAGCAGGTGAAAAACAAATCATGAGCTGAGCTATATGGTGCCATTTTCGTCAAAAATGATATGGTGCCATTTCTTAGACATATATAACCTTTTCTCCAAAGTTAAGTAAAGTGGCTTGAAGTACATCTAAACAAAAAGTAAAGTGATTTAGTAGCTAGCGGCAATGACAAGCATGATGATGATCAGGAGGTCGATCGGCAACTCTAACGGCTGAGCCGACGACCGGCCAGTGACGAGGAGGACCGGTGTCAATGGTTGCTGGTGCAGTTGTCGCCGCCGCCTACCCCAGCATCTTCGCCTCCGCAGCCGCAGGTGCGAGGGGAGAAGGCGCAGACGCCGAAGGGCTTGCCGGGGACGTTGCAGTCGATGGCGTAGCAGCACCGCGTGTCCACGCATGAGCTGCTCCCGTTGTTCCCCGGCCCCGCAGCCGCGGCCAGGCAGCACCGGCACCCCATGCACAGCTCGAACGGCTCGTAccttccgccgccgacgccagGCGCCTCGTCACCGGCGGCAGCGGTCGTCGTGGCTCGCTCGACGGAGCGGTACAGCACGGCGCGCACCGGCACGTGCCCCGCCACCGACTGATGCAACGGCGACGCACCTTGGGCAGCTTGGGAGGACGCGAAGAGCAGGAGAAGGGAGAGGGTAATGAGAGAGTTGGACGGCGTGGGGTGAGCCATGGCTGGCTTGGGCATGGGGACGATgacagtattttttttttccaaacgatccaccaaggatcgaattttcattatcACGAGATAACGAAAATAAGGACGATGACAGTATTGAGAGGCAAGCAAGTAAGGCTGCACCTTTTTGGGTTAGCAAGGAACAATGGGGTTTGGCAGGACCCGACAGCAACTCCGTATGTATAACGAGATCATTTCAGGGGgttgttgttagtatttttgaattataagattttttgcttTTTCTGACCCTATGAAAGATatgtgagatttatcaaaatttggatgtatatcTATATACTATTTTGTCAAATCAGACAAGTTTCGTGAGACGGAGTTCATTTGAATGAACaagttttatactccctccgtttttaaaAAAGCTTCTCAACTTTCTCTAGATACGGAGGTATATATACATATTTTAGATATAAATATATCCGTATTTAAAAAAATTGAGAAGTTTTTTTATGGAACGGATGGAGTATTTTCTGGTAAGTCAAAGTTTACTTAGTTTgctttttagaaaaaaatataaaCCCTTGTTGCCTTGAAACGAAAAAGTGCACCTGAGAAATAGAAAAACTAGTGTTTCATTTTAGGAAAAATCCTTGTTCTGATTTAGTCTGCATTTTAGAAAAAATGAGATAAACTAgtgttgcatttattagtactaattAGATATGTGAATAACCAACCCAAGCTATATTGAAATAACAACACCTAATGAACATAGCAAAACCactttgttttctatgttgttgtGACGAATAGCTAGAATGTTAATTATTTTAGAATAATTTTGAgggtagaatgtagactattttaaaacggagggagtatgcgtTGAAATGCATTACAGTGTGTCTACTCATTTTAGTCCATATCTAGCCAATatttaaaaatctaaaaaatatatataatttgGAATGGAAGGAGAACCATTTTAAAAAGTTACACCCATTACAGCCACCTAAACATTAACAGGGTTGGTTTGTATTGTTAATTTAAAATATATTGATTTTATCTTTTCTATAAAGAAGGTTAAGACCCCATCTGCATAAAAAAGTACATAAGTGCCTTTTTTTACATTGATTAGAAAAAGTGCACCTGAGAAATAGAAAAAGTGAAACGCTCTAGTGAACTATCATGTGTCAGCATCGATGAAGTTGGCCACATTTCTCATATTCACAACGAAAATCTTGCGAGGATCTCACTACACCTACTTGTAATACCGCAGACTTGTAATGATGGCTATCACCACCTCTAtgtattttaatttcttttacacacTCTAATCCTACATAATAAATTTATGATCTTGTTACGATAGTTTGCAACACTCATATCTGCTATACACTTGGTGTGGCGGAACAAAGGTTGTTGATTACAAAAAGATAGACCAAAAGCTTGAAAAATagttttttgttaaaaaaaaacCTTTGCCATTTCTTAAATTTTCGCTCAAAATCAATTGACccgcctgttgcggtcagaaacccaccggcgagcagcgacgggcaacacggtagagccgggaggctcccagggctgcggctggccctggtccctccgagcgacggcccgcaaagactcggcacgcacgtccgatgctgatgcaagggcgtgccacctgacctatacctggtcaggaaggtgttggattgtgcctcgcttagtttcctacatggcatacacgtaaacattaaatacgagcctcgatcggctctcaggttgtcctgtgaatcggcacaaggagccgatccacccatgatccgtacgaggtgtacggtcagatggtggtcctgcttgatcagaataaagctaaaacgacctactacgatttagggttttcaccgcataatcggaacatcctactcgtgattgagcctggcggccacgcacggtgatcataaaccgaccctagacaaggcctaaaaaccaacacgaagttgatcctcggaacatcctgtctagggctagcaaactacaccctacgcgccatcggatccttcaacccgtttgtaaggcctaactatgcagatattaaactaatccttgaagaacaaggagcaatcataacggatcggatctactaaataatgatcaagcgggtgccgcccttacacccaagataggtgtaagggcggctagatgtctaagggtcgcacgacgatagcatatgatacgatgaacaatgctaaccctaaaacatctatgataactacgttgctcgccatcaacaaggcttcagcacgagcaacgcatgaacggcgaataaacgtgtactgcctagatcgcaagatgcgatctaggcagcatgatgcttacccggaagaaaccctcgagacaagggagttggcgatgcgcctagattggtttgtggtgaacgtgattgttttttatttcataaaccctagatacatatttatagtccgtagactttctaacgtgggaataatcccaaccggcacGANNNNNNNNNNNNNNNNNNNNNNNNNNNNNNNNNNNNNNNNNNNNNNNNNNNNNNNNNNNNNNNNNNNNNNNNNNNNNNNNNNNNNNNNNNNNNNNNNNNNagcactcaagcaatttactttggaatggcggataaataccatgtagtaggtaggtatggtggacacaaatggcatagtggttggctcaaggattttggatgcatgagaagtattccctctcgatacaaggtttaggctagcaaggttatttgaaacaaacacaaggatgaacggtacagcaaaattcacataaaagacatatggtaaacattataagactccataccgtcttccttgttgttcaaaactcaatactagatgttatctagactctagagaaaccaaatatgcaaaccaaattagcaagctctaagtatttcttcattaatgggtgcaaagtatatgatgcaagagcttaaacatgagcacaacaattgccaagtatcaaattatccaagacattttagagttactacatgtagcattttccaattccaaccatataacaatttaacgaagatgaaacttcgccttgaatactatgagtagagcctaaggacatatttgtccatatgcaacagcggagcgtgtctctctcccataaagtgaatgctaggatccattttattcaaacaaaacaaaaaacaaaaacaaaccgacgctccaagcaaagtgcataagatgtggccgaataaaaatatagtttcggggaggaacccgataatgttgtcgatgaagaaggggatgccttgggcatccccaagcttagacgcttgagtcttcttaatatatgcaggggtgaaccaccggggcattcccaagcttagagctttcactctccttgatcatattgcatcatactcctctcttgacccttgaaaact contains:
- the LOC124703269 gene encoding bifunctional bis(5'-adenosyl)-triphosphatase/adenylylsulfatase FHIT-like, giving the protein MLALSSVLRSRAFLLPSLAPPLPPPSCRLLALPLLRAVSSSSSPFHPPPKTSEMEEPAPQYKFGPYKIDAREVFHATALSYAMVNLRPLLPGHVLVCPKREVKRFADLSSDETSDLWVTAKEVGAKLEQYHKASSLTFAIQDGPQAGQTVAHVHIHVIPRKKGDFENNDEIYDAIDVKEKEMKEKLDLDVERKDRTMEEMAHEATEYRALFS
- the LOC124699298 gene encoding uncharacterized protein LOC124699298; the encoded protein is MPKPAMAHPTPSNSLITLSLLLLFASSQAAQGASPLHQSVAGHVPVRAVLYRSVERATTTAAAGDEAPGVGGGRYEPFELCMGCRCCLAAAAGPGNNGSSSCVDTRCCYAIDCNVPGKPFGVCAFSPRTCGCGGEDAGVGGGDNCTSNH